The Octopus sinensis unplaced genomic scaffold, ASM634580v1 Contig11448, whole genome shotgun sequence nucleotide sequence ATTTATTCAGCGTTTGCTTGATCACTGAACAAAAGTTTTGCACTTCTCAGAAAatcttttttgataaattctccGACTGTTAAAGGTTTACCTTTCTCAACTATACATTGAGCAATTGTCTAACTACATTATTTGGCTTCATTGTTGGTTCCAAGCATTTGAACAAAAACAGAAGTCCTTCATTTGTAACTAGAAATAGCCCTTTTTATGATTTGCCTTTTATCATCAGCGTTTTTAGACATAGTCTGGTGTCTAGTTTGATAGTGTATTTGAACACTTGATGTACGACATACGACAAATTCACAGCAGAACGCACACACAACTCGATGATTTTGTTGTACAAATCCATACTCAGTGctccagaaatcttgaaatgaacgaACGTCAAATTTTGGTCCTTTGTTATGCAATTTGCTGCACTATATATTGATAATTGATATGTCAGGTGTATAAACCCTTAAATTAGGttctacaaataaaaataactaaataaaataattagaataaaataaatagtaaaaaagaatgaaattaatttaatgaattaatttttgtaataataaaataattagattaaaataaatgatatgtataaacaaaaaaatatatacccaaAAGATCAGACAACTTAACTTCCGAAGGAGAAATTGAAACCTAAGAAAATAACTATAATTTTTGACTTTTCATGTTTAATTCCTTTTGAAAACCCTACTCGTTACCGCTTTTTCTTCCCAAAATGTGAGAATAATTTTAAAAGCGTCTACTTATAGACGACCCGCAATGTAGCAGCCGATTTTAAAGAGTGTCTTTATTTAGACTGGCTGCTGTAAAGTGGTCAACCAAATATACAGCCGAGTTCGAAACAATAAGCGTTCGCACCTCTAGCTCCCGGCTTCAGTAATAAAGTCCATAGAAATGCTTTCAGCACCAGCTTACAAACAAATTAATTGTGCTAACATTCATAATTTCGTATCAAAATTGTGTTCAGTAGTACTATATTTTTAAGGAAATGTAATACTACCAAATACAACTAACTTCAGATAGTTTAGGCTAGAATAGATGGATCGTAAAAAagatatgtaatttaattattatgatgTCGCTTCCTCAGAGttagttataaataaaattttacttttattttttgccaAGTGGTGTGCATGCCATTGTGAATTGTTCCGCGTGCTACACATGACACGCGTGCCACAGGTTACAGACACCTGGTCTAGACACTCCAAGGAAAACCTCCAGACGTCTGAAGATGTTCAGCTATCCTGAACGTGTCGAGGCATAAACAGCCACCAGACTGAGGACACCTCCGTTACTACTGTTCACGACgtccaggaccaccaacttaccttctgaGTCCAGGAAGATAATCTTTGTGTTGAGATCCAGGCGTCTCTGGGACAACACTGCCATTCCACCCCGCCCCTCATTCCCGTTTGACATGGAAAtaaatatcaggctgagtaaaaagtaagcaacgttttgaaacgtgaaattcatcacaatgtaTTCCAGCAAtggggaaattttattcatcaaagtctgTACCATTACtataaacacatttttgccaatgagttacaaagtttgtttattccgttaacataaaaatctggagttctggagctgatggacTCTTTGAACGcgctttcagcatcggtttgatttttgaactccttctctcgaaGGAAACCATAAAGATACTTGAAAAAGTGATAGACGttgggagaaaggtctggggagtAGGCTGAGTaaggaagaacttcgtagccagaTTCCCtaaacttctggagcgtcattagtgaaacgtgtggtcgagtattgtcatgaagaatgattggccctcttctgttgaccagtctgagacagaggagtagcagtttttcgttcacaTTGGCAATTTCTTggtaatatgtttctgcagtaatggattTTCTGGGTTTTaataagttatagtggatgagtccaacgGCACATCACTAAACAATCACCATAATCTCTTTTTTGAAGAGATCGGGTTTAGGGAagcttttcggtgcttcatttgggTCCATCCACTgcgaaaaacattttctattattatacaGAATCTACTTTTCATCGCAAATACGGTCAAGAATTGGATCGGTCTGGTTTCGGCGAAGAAGTGACGAGCACATTTCATAAGttcacattttctgattttcattcaaatcgtgtggtattcatttgtcgagcttttctgattttccgatcgcatgcaaatggtttcaGGCATTTTCTGGctgacttgaagttcttttgctagttctcgagtggttttacgtgggtCTTTCTCAATGACGATCTTCagttgaccgtcatcgatgacagacgggcgtccactacgctcaaGATTTTCAGGTTTCCACTGCTAAATCGTTTAAGCCATTTTCaaactgaccactcactggtcatttcctcaccaaacgtttcgttgacATCGTGAgaagtttcagctgctttacatccttttttgatgttgaatagcaaaattgctcgaatatcgcgctttgacagttgcatttcagatgattgcaacaacggtgaaaaaatatcaatgttaatttattgatgcatttgggcaagtctatgtctgaattgtctgtgtgtttttggttctgtttctttttcttttgtgtgttcagGCGACCTCTTGCCATTTTGGTCTTTCGTCGTCCCTATCCGCGCAAGGTATGTCTGAGTGCTCCGAACAGGGGAGGGGCAAATCTTGTAGAGCTTTTTGGCGTTGTCCTATTCATAACGTTGTTGCGTTTTTGGTGGTGGGGACCGgggttgatgctgttgtttttgctgctgcccGTGCTGCTGCGAttagtgttgctgctactgttattCTTGATTTTGTAGCCACGATGGTCACCTGCCTCTGTtggtgctgttgctattgttgttattgttgctgtggtggtggtgttgatgatgttggcAAAATTGAGAGGCTCCTTTCTCTAATTTGTTGTGGGCAATAGAAGAATTTTAGATGATTTGTGTTCCCACACAGATGATACCGAAACCATCAGCTTTCAAAGGCCACGTGGAGGTTGGTGCCAACGTGTGAATTTATGATATCTGGAATTGTGTCCAGACTTTGGCTGTCCATTTTCACCCACAATTTTAGGCCTTGACCCGAATAGTTTTGTTTGTAAAGTTTCCGCATCTGTAAGATGCTCGTTTTGACCTATATGTCCAAGAGGACATCTACCACCAAGAATCAGCTGTCTATTTCTGGTGGTGTGTCTTCTTTTTTAGGGTCAAAGTGGATTGATTCCTTGCCTCCTCTTcatttttctgttatgtttttgttggtgctgatggttgtgatgctgttgttgttgttgctactactgctgctgctgctgctgtctttgCTATGTTTCTCAAAAATATTAACAAGCGGAGGTGACAAAACGTCAAAACGGATGATGTAAGAACCTTTATTGCCTCGATTTGGGAAGCCAGGCTgaactttttctttataaaatattaaattgtagTTTTTAAAACTCAAAATTCGCCTTTAAGGGGCGAATTCTGGCCACTGCAGCTAGCCCCGCTTACAGCGAGGTGGGTTCTGTggtcaataaaattttgaaaacgacaTTGTAACAACAAATTCTAAAGAAAACTTAGAGCTCCGAACAACTAGTCTCCAAAACCGGACacagataagaataataataacaataaagaaacggaaaaactttcaaaatacaaagacctagaaatagaggtaaccataatgtgtaatctaaaaacagaaacaattcctatcatagtaggtgcattaggcatgataaaaaatattcagacaaatacataacaaaaacaccaggacttacaaacacatataacatacagaaaattgcattgttgaattattcttttagaacaGTATTTCTCAACGAGGATATCagaggagagtttcagggagtcgctggcgatatatgtgatgatcaaaaatcctgcctgctaaaatttggttagtgattcaaactgcagactcaacgcaaaatggtcatatttaattcaaagcgttaaaaatgttatgaaaacaattggtatgagtTCACAAAGTTccaacgattaatacgaaaaaaccctccaggctacaccccgaaaattcatttctttgccgaatttctacaatgtttacggcgattcgtttttatatcgtgatttgtttatttttcatgcaatttacgcatgcttgcatgcgtggtgaacacagttcacgtcaaacagctgactgagtaaagttcactattcaatgcatgggagaaggcctaaacaaacacattatcgatttttgcacttgcgagatgaatttcggaacagaaatagcgcagttcaattttcattcgcctaaactttaagtgacccatgtttggtggttctacgatttgttggctaggaggagatgtgccgggaagtaaaagacacagacacacacacagatacacagacagacacacaagttgagttttatatatatagatttacgttcatgctttattcttgttttcagtaaaaaaaaagtaagtaaaatgaAATCATGATAGTTCATTTAAGGAAAACTTTGTATGAACGCTTCTAAAACTGGGGTACAGGAAAAATCCTTTGTTACCATACAGTTGCTTGTGGGGTCCCATCGGATTTAACGACCCAACCGGGTTTACAACCACTGCGTATTTAGGGTCTACGAAACTCATGGTTCActagttttgtaaatatattagacCCCACCCCCGAAGATGGTTACAGATGTGTGTAggagtgcgtttgtgtttgtgtgtgtgtgtttggtgttttCTTTGATATTATTACGCGTTAAagctataatatttttataaatttcttcacactaatttatcgaaatttaattttttagctttaaATATCCAAtcacgaaaacaaaaatatatttgtcatgtgGAACAGGGGTGAATTTTAGTTGCTTCGGAGAATCTGCAATTTGAAGTTAATAACATTGAAATCTCTgacatttcctattttcttcttttacagataAATCTACGCCTGGCAATATGTTTCACCACGTAGTATCATATAGACGGTCTCTTGTGTTGATACTGTGTACGATATTGTTTTTGGAGACTCAAGCTGATTCAGATATATGCAAGATATGTACTTGCAATTCACTTACAACGAGAATAAATTGTGCACGTCGCAATTTACTATCAATTCCACAACCAATTCCGACGAATGTTGAATATTTGTAAGTATTTGACACTTTCTACGTATTTTCCACatccaatattttaaattctcattGATTATGTTCTCAGCTAATCGCTTATGCTGTTTATCTCACAGCCTTAAGCACAATCTTATGTTAGAGTAAAACAAATCGATATGTTACCTGTTGTGAAGTCAAATAAACTGTTTCTTACCATattgaatttataatatataacatctcATACACAGTGATTGGATCTGACTAGTATCTGACTTTGATGTCATTTGTCTGAACTTATCAAATCTTACGGTATATTCAATGAACGGACAGTATAAAAACTTTAGTGCTAAGAAAACGTGTATTCCACatagttatattatatcattaattaGTTGAATTGTTGCTTATTATTacagtaatatgatataatatcagTTGATCGTGTCACagaataattgttaattattgtttgtgttaattttataatagaatatgcagcgagctatcagaatcgttgtgcacgccagacaaaatgttgagcggtatttcgttcgtctttacgtttcgattttaaattctgtcgaggttgactttgtttttcattcttttggagtcagtaaaataaatagcaattaaTCTCTGAGATCAATGTAAAGGACTtgtccctttcccaaaatttcaggtttgttCCTatggaagaaattattatttttataattaaaaatgaaacagaTGGATTAAACAGCAGATAATGACGAGATCCGCTTAAATTACCAAATTCTTAAAATACCTAAGTGAAGAAATCAAAATAgtgttattttaacaaattatgaGGAATTTATTTTTGATAGAATGTCATCAGAAAAATTTACCCTATCATGAACACAATAAACCTTATTACAAAATTATGGAAGGTTATTTGAAGTTTCGGCTGATTGATGTATCCCCGTTCACCTGAAATCTTACGCAATTTTtaagtaaattattaaaatttaacgtCTCAAGAAATGGAATAGAATAAAAAAGAGTAATTATTTGATACATAAATCATAACAAATACTCTGTTGCAACACATTGCTCTTCCAGGTGATTACTTCCAGTTAATTGGCTTGCATCATTGCATTAATCACCTTAAACTTTCAGTTTTAATCAAATATCCTAATACTAAAGTGGATCAATTCATTCGATCAGATCTATTTCTCAAAACATTTGGAACGTTTTGACAAAATGAGAAATCCTAatgtaaaataaagagaaaagtttCAATAATAGAATTCCTAAATCTCGTATAACTCAAGATGTTGAATAGTAAAGTTGAAGTTCTGTTTAATAAGTTAGATATTTTCATCGTTCATAACTTGAGCGAGGTTTGGCACAAATCATTTGACCGTCTAGCAGAATACATCACGTTCTGACACTCGGCAATCTGACTTCAAGTCCCGCCAAGGTCAACCTTGGGTCATTCATTTCCGAGATCAATAAAGAACCATAACAGTTCAATGAACAAATGCAACTATGAGGACGTCGAATATGACACCTTGCAGTATATTGTCCAGTTGTTTGTgatctgagttaaaatcccacaCTTTTTATTTTACCGATTTTGGAGAAAGGATCATACAAGTTTTTTAACTCCTGCAAGATCTCCAATACTTGTGAGACAGATATCATTAATATTCCGTTTGAGCTGTTGCAGGTCAACCTTTACAGGAATGATGAACAGGGATGCTATTTAGGGGATGAAGGATTTAGCATAGGTGGTTAATAATGGGAACAAACTGAGGTTTAATACAGCAAGAGTAAGGAGCAAAGGGCTAAACAAAGACTAAAAAACTAAGGCAATGTATGTAATTACATCCCTTTTTTAAATAACACCCTAAGCCAGTTAAATCACCATGTAAGGTTGTTCTCCTTTGTAGCACATGACTCAAAATTATATCAGGGTTTCCCCACTCTACCTTCACCAGTTCTATTAATAAATCCCTTTCTATTTCTGTTATGTTTTCCTTCCTAGTCTATTATTTCAGTCTTGAAGTTTTGGGGGTTTATTTTTGTGAAGAACTTTTATGCATCAACTAAGCAAAGGAAAGGAGTTTACTTTTGCAAAGGTAAATTACTTTTGACAGCAAAGTGTAATAACAAATGGAATGCTCATTGGACAGaaacaagatatttataaataaagctGACTTCTGAGATGATAAAAATATCTTCCACTGAAAACTGATGTTGCAACGAAGGCTTTGTAAATCTAATTCAAATCACAAATATTTTGAACATCCattcttttctcatattttacatgcatatgtgtttttcattcatactttacgtGGTGACTTAAATccgttttatatcatatataataaaatatccgTAAAGCGAACAGAACCTtcctgaagaagaaaagaaagcctTACAAACTGAAGAATGACAATTCAATCATCCTAAAAGAAACCGATTAGGGAAGGGTGAAAGCAGTCACGGACCAAGACtactataaagataaaatattggaaacagacCAATCCTGCTACAAGGAAGAACCAAGACACCCGGaaaaagtaataatgaatacaccCAAAAGTCAGATAAATGAATACCAACGTTCGTTCACAGATAATGAGAAAGATTATTTATGCAGCTCTGTAATGAAAGAGAGTAATTTCTATGGATCACCCAAGATCTGCGAATGCTCCAAAATGCAAGGATCAGCATATAAAAATACTAAGACCTACTGACATCAAATTGAGACCAACAGTTGCTGGACCCTGAGCCCCAACACAACAACTGAGCCATCTTTTGGATATACTCCTCAAACCGTTGTGCCCATTAATGCCCAGCTATACCCGAGACGATATGGATTTCATCAAACACATTCCACCCACTGTCCCAGAACGTACTATACTTAAAAGATTTGACTAATCTTTGTACAAATACATCACACTTTGGGCCTGGAAGCAATCAAACACTGGGTAGAAAAACATAGCGGACGGATGGACGAACGCTTCAAAACACATTTCCAAAGACACACGCCGGGAACTAGAAGACAACACCTTTAGATTCGATAATAAACTATATCGACAGGTAAAAAGAACACCACTACCGGGACGAGGTTCGCACACATACTCGCACCCAgaggtagatatacatatgtgtgtatatttctgagcatatatgtgtgtatgtgcgtatatgtgcgtgtatgtgtgtggatgtgtgtggatgtgtgtgttggtaCATAGAGAGGCGAAGCGGATACTCGAGGTTGTGCAAGTCAagtaagaaataaacatgaaactgCTGCCACATTAAGATATTCTTCTCCTCCTGCATCTTCTGCTTCttcctcttgttcttcttcttcttcttcgtcttcttcttcttcttctccgtcttcttctccgtcttcttcttcttcttcttcttcgacttcttcttcttcttcttcctcttggtcttcttcttattcttcttcttcttcttcttcttcttctcttcttcttcttattcttcttattattattcttcgtcttcttcttcttcttcttcttcttcttcttcttcgtcttcttctttttcttcttcttcttcttcttgtaatcTTCATCTTCTAcgccttttatttcttcttctgtttctttttcctcttcttcttcttcttcttcttcttcttcttctccttcttcttcttcttcttcttctcctttcttcttcttctacttcttcttctctctttcaatcctttttcagttttcatcttgaacaccttcattttccatgtcttcttcttcttcttcttcttcgttatctttcttctttttcttcctttcattcttaagtcacagtgtttgatgtcgtatcacaaatattttccatataatctattttactctttctttactgctatagatATCTTTCCGAGAACAACATTTCAACCATCAAAGAAGGTGTATTCACGGGGCTTTCCAATTTAAAAAAAGTGTAAGTTCGTTTAATTTCTTGATACTATTATCCAAAAGTATtaattgatgctgatatataagcccacaaatgtataaaatttcagactgaaccaaaca carries:
- the LOC115228947 gene encoding leucine-rich repeat-containing protein 4-like, producing the protein MFHHVVSYRRSLVLILCTILFLETQADSDICKICTCNSLTTRINCARRNLLSIPQPIPTNVEYLYLSENNISTIKEGVFTGLSNLKKVDLGYNKISRIEKEMFQGLHSLEKLELWNNNIATIKEGAFTGLSHLKEL